The window TAACGTTTAGTACTGTAGATTTGTCATAATTTATTCTTCCTCATTTTTTCATCAATTTTGTAATTATAATAAGCAGTTCATCAAGAGCTTCATCGTCGCCTCCAGCAAGTCGGTTTTTGACACAGCCTTTCAGATGACCATCGAGCAGTACTTTTACCACGCTATTAAGTGCAGATTGAGTGACAGAAAGTTGAGTGATAATGTCGTCGCAATATACATCTTTTTCAACCATGCCTTTGATGCCTCTAATTTGCCCTTCAATTCTGTTCAACCGGTGAACCATATTGGTTTTTACGTTCTGGGGATGATGGCTTTTCCGGCATGATTGAATTGCTGTCTCTACTGAAATATCATCTCAGATTAGGTCTTTTGTCAATTTGCCGCCTCTTTACGTTAAGTTAAGTTAATTATACCTAGTGAGGGTATGTTGATGAAATCGATTTTTAAAATTAGAGGTATGAAACATTTACAAAAAGTCCACAATTGTAACAGAATTGAAAGATTAAAAAGTGGACAGGGGTGGTATGATTGTAGTACGAGCAAAATAGAACGACATTTACTTGTGAAAAGAAACTTTACTTATGCGTATTCGTCTATAACTAATAGAAAGGTCGAGGTGGAATAGATGGCTAAAGAAGTTGATTTGAAAAAGATCATCTCCAACTTGGCGAAGTTGGGTGTTTCGGCTACGATGACGAAATCCCGTCTGGAAATGCTGAAAGCCCTTGCGCCACCTGCACAAGACCCGCAAATTCAATCTCAATAATGAAAGTGATCTTATCTAAAAAAAGCTTCGACGGGTTTTACCGTCGAAGCTTTTTTCTTTAAAAGATAAGAAAGTACAAGTTTTTCAACCTAAAGCAATGTCTAGCTCCAGCGCCCAGCCCCTCGGGTCTACCAAGGCGCTTGCGCTTTTCTTTATTCGTCGTCATCCGAACTGAACATATACGTTCGATGATGAAACTTCATACTGAAAACGAGTCCTATCGCGAGCATATTCCCCATTAGCGAACTTCCACCATAACTGATGAAGGGGAGCGGAATACCTGTAATCGGGAGCAATTGAATGGTCATTCCGATATTTTCGAAGACGTGGAATGTGATCATTGCAATAATACCTGCACATATATACGTACTGAATGGATCTTTCAATTCAAGCGTGATCTTAGTCAGATGATAGATGAGGAAGAAGTACAGACAAATGACCAGACTCGCGCCAATAAATCCCCAATCTTCCCCAATCGTCGTAAAAATGAAGTCGGTATGACTTTCCGCAACATATACTTCGCGGCCTTTATAGCCTTTCCCGAAAATCTCTCCTGATCCAATCGCGTTGAGTGAAGTAATAAGATGACGCCCTTCATTCGACGAATAAGAATATGGATCGAGCCATGAATAGATACGTTCAAATTGGTAAGGCGAGAACCCAAGTTTGTTTTGAAGGAAATCTTGTGCATAGAGTGCCATCCAAAGCAATATTGCCCCAATCGTCGCAGTCCCTGCAAACACCGGGAAAATAATTCGCCATGTTATACCTGAAACAACAACGAATACCGCTGTAATCGCAATGAAAACGAGGCCTGTTCCTAGATCAGTCTGCATCATGATGAAAAATAACGGAGGGAATAAAACGGCAACTATTTTCCCGAGTAAATAAAAGTCGGTTTTCAATGTTTTCTTAACAAACTTTTCATGATGCATAGTAATCATGCGAGCCATGCCGATAATGAAAAATGTCTTCATGAACTCCGCTGGTTGGATGCTTCCGATTCCAGGAAGGTGGAACCAGCTTTTTGCTCCATTTCTTCTTGCGACCAGTTCCAAGTGTTCGGGAAGAATGAACAGAAGGGCTAAAATAAATACACCGCCACCATAAATAATCCAGGAAGCTTTTTTATATTGGTCAGGTTCCAAATACATTGTGATGGCGATAATGACACAACTGACAATGTACCATTGAATCTGAGAAGGTACGAAATTTATAGTGTATTGGCCAGTCGTCTGAGCTGAAGCTATCGCAAACAAACTAACAAGGAAAAACATCAGCAGGATAAATGCGAGTGACCAGTCAAAACGCTCCGTGGGTTTATTGTTCATCTTCATATATAATCACCTTGATTCCACTAAAATAGGATTTTTTAATCAGCCAATTTGTTCAGTCTTCCTCATCCGAGTCGAACATATAGGTCCGATGATGGAATTTCATACTGAAAACAAGACCGATTGCGAGCATATTACTCATAAGTGAACTTCCGCCGTAACTGATGAACGGCAGCGGAATACCTGTAATCGGAAGTAATTGGATAGTCATACCCACATTTTCAAACACATGGAATGTGATCATTGCAATAATTCCTGTACAAACATACACACTAAATGGATCCTTTAATTCAATTGCTACTTTTGTTAAATGATAAATGAGTATGAAAAACAATGTAATCACAATACTGGCGCCTATGAAGCCATATTCCTCCCCGATGACACTGAATATGAAATCGGTATGATTTTCAGGAATATATACTTCGCGGCTTTGAAAACCTTTCCCCGTAATTCCACCTGAGCCGATTGCCGTCATAGAAGTTAGAAGGTTGTAGCCTTCATCGGATGGAAAGGAATAGGGATCTAGCCAGGAATAAACCCTTTTAAACTGATAGCGTGAAAAGCCAAGTGTCTCTTCCATGAAATTCTGCGCATAGAGAGCCATCCATAATAACCCTCCGCCAATTGCGGCTGTTCCCGCGAAAAGGGGGAGAAGAATTCTCCATGAAATGCCTGCCACAATTACGATAGCTGCAGTAATCGCGATGAACACAAGGGAGGTCCCTAGATCGGGCTGCTTAACGATGAAAGCGAGCGGAAGGATAAGAACAAACATTATCTTGCCAAGAAGAAGAAAATCATTTTTTAAAGTCTTTTCCTCAAATTTTTCATGGTGTGTACTCACTAGACGTGCCATCCCCAAGATGAAAAACGTCTTTATGAATTCGGAAGGCTGGATTGTTCCAATAGCTGGAAGATGAAGCCATCTTTTAGCACCGAGCCGCATTTCGGCAATCTGTCCCTCTCCTCCTGGAGCGAAAAACAGGAAGACAAGGAGGAAAACGCCAAGCCCATATAAGTACCACGACATCTTTTTATATTGTTCAGGTTCCAAGTACATGGTCATTGCAATAATAAATGCACCTACAATATACCACCTGATTTGCAACGGGACGAAGTTAATCGGATACTGCCCAGATGTTTGAGCGGAAGCGATTGTAAATAAACTTATCAAGCAAAATAGTAATAGAATAAAGGCGAGCGTCCAGTCGAAACGATCCGCTGGCCTGTTTGTCAATTTCATTGAAAGTCACCTGTATTTCTTTATACTTTAGCACCTTTTAGTATAACGCATCGCGGGGACGGATGCATATCCTCATATTGGACGCATTTATCTACGTGAAGTTGCTCGGGTCTTGGCGGACGTGTTAGACTTGTGGGAAATTTAAGGCTTATTTTAGAGAGGGATCATCGTTGTGGCATGGGTTTATTTACTTATTGCAGGCGTTACTGAAATTATTTGGGCGACTGGTTTGAAAGAAGCGCAGGGATTCACCATTCTTCTGCCATCTATAATAACACTGGTTTTCATCGTAATCAGTTTTTTTCTATTCGCGAAAGCAATGGAAACGATTCCTATTGGAACGGCTTATGCTGTTTTCACCGGCATCGGAGCAGCAGGAACAGCAATTGCTGGTATTCTTTTATTCAATGAAGGGGCGGGTGCCAGCAAGCTGTTTTTTCTAGTGCTTCTGCTTGTTGGTATTGTCGGCCTTAAGCTTGCTGATGGGAAGGGGGAGGCTGAGTAGTGTCTTGGGTCATACTTATCATCGCAGGGCTATTTGAAGTGGCTTTTGTCATTACGATGAAATTATCGCAAGG of the Sporosarcina sp. FSL K6-1508 genome contains:
- a CDS encoding FtsW/RodA/SpoVE family cell cycle protein, whose amino-acid sequence is MNNKPTERFDWSLAFILLMFFLVSLFAIASAQTTGQYTINFVPSQIQWYIVSCVIIAITMYLEPDQYKKASWIIYGGGVFILALLFILPEHLELVARRNGAKSWFHLPGIGSIQPAEFMKTFFIIGMARMITMHHEKFVKKTLKTDFYLLGKIVAVLFPPLFFIMMQTDLGTGLVFIAITAVFVVVSGITWRIIFPVFAGTATIGAILLWMALYAQDFLQNKLGFSPYQFERIYSWLDPYSYSSNEGRHLITSLNAIGSGEIFGKGYKGREVYVAESHTDFIFTTIGEDWGFIGASLVICLYFFLIYHLTKITLELKDPFSTYICAGIIAMITFHVFENIGMTIQLLPITGIPLPFISYGGSSLMGNMLAIGLVFSMKFHHRTYMFSSDDDE
- a CDS encoding metal-sensitive transcriptional regulator, producing the protein MVHRLNRIEGQIRGIKGMVEKDVYCDDIITQLSVTQSALNSVVKVLLDGHLKGCVKNRLAGGDDEALDELLIIITKLMKK
- a CDS encoding FtsW/RodA/SpoVE family cell cycle protein, which produces MKLTNRPADRFDWTLAFILLLFCLISLFTIASAQTSGQYPINFVPLQIRWYIVGAFIIAMTMYLEPEQYKKMSWYLYGLGVFLLVFLFFAPGGEGQIAEMRLGAKRWLHLPAIGTIQPSEFIKTFFILGMARLVSTHHEKFEEKTLKNDFLLLGKIMFVLILPLAFIVKQPDLGTSLVFIAITAAIVIVAGISWRILLPLFAGTAAIGGGLLWMALYAQNFMEETLGFSRYQFKRVYSWLDPYSFPSDEGYNLLTSMTAIGSGGITGKGFQSREVYIPENHTDFIFSVIGEEYGFIGASIVITLFFILIYHLTKVAIELKDPFSVYVCTGIIAMITFHVFENVGMTIQLLPITGIPLPFISYGGSSLMSNMLAIGLVFSMKFHHRTYMFDSDEED
- a CDS encoding Lmo0850 family protein; amino-acid sequence: MAKEVDLKKIISNLAKLGVSATMTKSRLEMLKALAPPAQDPQIQSQ
- a CDS encoding DMT family transporter, with protein sequence MAWVYLLIAGVTEIIWATGLKEAQGFTILLPSIITLVFIVISFFLFAKAMETIPIGTAYAVFTGIGAAGTAIAGILLFNEGAGASKLFFLVLLLVGIVGLKLADGKGEAE